The following coding sequences are from one Paenibacillus stellifer window:
- a CDS encoding RNA chaperone Hfq produces the protein MENQKLQERMLSQFVQNKVPLTIFTTNGVKIQGIMTSYDAYTLTLQGQHDGRQNVLFKSAVSTIVPFKPVSLR, from the coding sequence GTGGAAAATCAAAAGCTTCAGGAGCGCATGCTGAGCCAATTCGTTCAAAACAAAGTACCGTTAACCATCTTCACCACCAACGGGGTCAAAATTCAGGGAATCATGACCTCCTATGATGCTTACACCCTTACACTTCAAGGGCAGCATGACGGCAGACAAAATGTTCTGTTCAAATCGGCCGTCTCAACCATCGTTCCGTTCAAACCGGTGTCGCTTCGTTAA
- a CDS encoding phosphatase PAP2 family protein yields the protein MFTGIFGVIALMVAYNLTKSWDAWIISAVQSAESPGLTSLAKVLSLVGSSKIVVPLSLAIIVALFLLFRHRFELVLFLWTGATSHMLNSVLKSLLHRERPNIHRIIEEAGFSFPSGHSMAAFTVYGTLTFLLWRHIPSRTGRVLLVFVCFLLTAAIGWSRIYLGVHYPSDVIGGYAASCAWLMLSIVLFETWRSALNKRQSNKKAA from the coding sequence TTGTTTACAGGCATTTTCGGGGTTATCGCTTTGATGGTAGCCTACAATCTGACAAAGTCGTGGGATGCGTGGATCATTTCCGCCGTTCAATCCGCCGAATCGCCTGGTTTGACGTCTCTGGCCAAGGTTTTGTCACTGGTCGGCTCGTCGAAAATTGTGGTTCCGCTTTCGTTAGCTATTATAGTCGCACTGTTTCTGCTGTTCAGACACCGGTTTGAATTGGTGCTGTTTCTCTGGACAGGCGCAACTTCCCACATGCTGAACAGTGTTCTGAAAAGTCTGTTACACCGCGAGCGCCCCAATATCCATCGGATCATCGAAGAGGCCGGATTCAGCTTTCCAAGCGGACACTCTATGGCGGCATTTACCGTATACGGGACGCTCACATTTTTGCTGTGGCGGCACATCCCCTCCAGAACCGGCCGCGTTCTGCTGGTATTCGTCTGCTTCCTGTTGACGGCAGCGATCGGATGGAGCCGGATATATCTCGGCGTCCATTATCCCAGCGACGTTATCGGAGGCTACGCTGCAAGCTGCGCTTGGCTGATGCTGTCCATCGTTCTGTTCGAGACCTGGAGGAGCGCTCTGAACAAGCGCCAATCGAACAAGAAGGCCGCCTGA
- a CDS encoding FUSC family protein, with amino-acid sequence MNFGARVLKTGLAVTLALYVAALLKFPSSTGAGIAAIFAMQPSIYRSWRHFLDQVQTSTIGAIIALGGGMLLSSQPIAIGIVCILVIMLSMKMKRSDTIGLTLVTVISVMEASGQWQFALNRFLVLMTGIVSAFVINILVFPPKPRKQYINQIENVFSSLSLLMRTAVSHEMKESVFRDEKNALEGSIRSLADKYALFEEEQKKLLRPKYSQTRELVVYKNMLASLQKGFEVLDAVDRHYFQAERGDDTDEEFDRHLELLIRYHEHILLKFQNKIKPGLNDTDPLGEDNDRFLESVVMGYQPGNTSRLRLAVIAGAVYDYGYQLERLDRVAEQINRAADDKKDDKK; translated from the coding sequence TTGAATTTTGGCGCACGCGTACTAAAAACGGGACTTGCTGTCACGCTTGCCCTATATGTGGCCGCGCTGCTGAAATTCCCTTCGTCCACGGGGGCGGGAATTGCGGCAATCTTTGCGATGCAGCCCTCCATATACCGTTCCTGGCGCCATTTTCTGGATCAGGTCCAGACCAGCACGATCGGTGCCATCATTGCTCTTGGCGGCGGGATGCTGCTGTCCAGCCAGCCCATCGCCATCGGCATCGTATGTATTCTGGTGATTATGCTGAGCATGAAGATGAAACGCTCGGATACGATCGGACTGACGCTCGTCACCGTCATATCCGTGATGGAAGCCTCGGGCCAGTGGCAGTTCGCGCTGAACCGGTTCCTCGTTCTGATGACGGGCATAGTCTCGGCTTTTGTCATTAATATACTGGTCTTCCCGCCCAAGCCGCGCAAGCAGTACATCAATCAGATTGAAAATGTGTTCAGCAGCTTATCCCTGCTCATGAGGACAGCCGTATCACATGAAATGAAGGAGAGCGTGTTCAGGGACGAGAAGAATGCGCTTGAAGGCTCGATTCGCTCATTGGCGGATAAATACGCCTTGTTCGAAGAAGAACAGAAGAAGCTGCTGCGCCCCAAGTACAGCCAGACAAGGGAACTGGTTGTCTACAAGAACATGCTGGCATCGCTGCAGAAGGGCTTTGAGGTGCTGGATGCGGTGGACCGGCATTATTTCCAGGCTGAGCGGGGCGATGACACCGACGAAGAGTTTGACCGTCATTTGGAGCTGCTGATCCGGTATCATGAGCATATCCTGCTGAAGTTTCAGAACAAGATCAAGCCGGGACTGAACGATACCGATCCGCTCGGCGAAGACAATGACCGGTTTCTGGAATCGGTTGTCATGGGCTACCAGCCGGGCAACACGAGCCGGTTGAGGCTGGCGGTTATTGCGGGGGCGGTGTATGATTACGGCTATCAGCTGGAAAGACTGGACCGGGTCGCGGAGCAGATCAACCGGGCCGCGGACGATAAAAAGGACGATAAAAAATAG
- the helD gene encoding RNA polymerase recycling motor HelD — protein sequence MNFVSNQEAEWKAEQKRVDGVTGLLKKHIRALSEELGLHRSDVVELRKDFWEEVTVNFSSPDDLGETSTSLRQQAQVLNERERHHLQSSKALKKYRKLVVSPYFGRIDFAEAPDGETEQIYLGIGSLMEDDGNFLVYDWRAPISSLYYDGAPGTSSFETPAGTVNGEMSLKRQFVIDDGVIEVMFDTGVTIGDELLQQVLSHSADDRMKSIVATIQKEQNAIIRNDRSRMLVVQGAAGSGKTSAALQRVAYLLYKYRDNLQADQVLLFSPNPLFNSYVSTVLPELGEDNMQQTTFQMYLEHRLGQEFQLEDVFSQTETLLNSPEGPEIDARRDGIAYKSSVGFLDAIRRYATRLEAEGMLFKPLTFQGRAIVGKEEMERQFYSYDPAIRLANRIELMKGWLLKKVAEFSHSERSAAWVEDQMEVMDTDEYHRAYQMMRRKQRGKKETFDDFDTEKEMLARYIVSQRLKPLRGWIKRNRFVDAKGLYSRLFQDRDLLEKLNKGISLPDSWSSVCRQTLDALSEGSMAYEDATPFLYLKELSQGFHTNTAIRYVFVDEVQDYSPFQLEFLRRLFPRAKMTVLGDLNQAIYAQGEALGELGGLVSIYGEENTEVVSLTRSYRSTYEIVQFTRSMIPGGERIVPFNRQGEAPLVRQVGGGDELLAEVEADIRNLHAQGYHYAAVICKTAEESARVHALLKERLDVQLVTKDTPNFQKGTLVLPAYLAKGVEFDAVIIYDGSEERYTRESERKLFYTACTRAMHVLHIFSPGTPSRFIPVTAPDEGVHVKSLQ from the coding sequence ATGAATTTCGTGTCTAATCAAGAGGCCGAATGGAAGGCAGAACAGAAAAGAGTAGACGGGGTAACCGGGCTTCTGAAAAAGCACATAAGGGCGCTGTCGGAGGAGCTTGGGCTGCACCGGAGCGACGTTGTCGAGCTGCGGAAGGATTTCTGGGAAGAGGTCACCGTCAACTTCAGCAGCCCGGACGATCTCGGCGAGACATCGACCAGCCTGCGGCAGCAGGCCCAGGTGCTCAACGAGCGCGAACGCCATCACCTGCAGTCCAGCAAGGCGCTGAAGAAATACAGGAAGCTGGTGGTTTCGCCATACTTCGGGCGCATTGATTTCGCTGAAGCGCCGGACGGAGAGACCGAGCAGATCTATCTTGGCATTGGCTCGCTGATGGAGGATGACGGGAATTTCCTGGTCTACGACTGGCGGGCGCCGATCTCCAGTCTGTATTATGACGGAGCTCCGGGAACCTCCTCCTTCGAAACACCGGCTGGAACGGTCAACGGCGAGATGAGCCTGAAGCGGCAGTTCGTCATCGATGACGGAGTGATCGAGGTTATGTTCGACACCGGGGTGACGATTGGCGACGAACTGCTGCAGCAGGTGCTCAGCCACAGTGCGGACGACCGGATGAAATCCATTGTCGCGACAATCCAGAAAGAGCAGAACGCCATTATCCGGAACGACCGGAGCCGGATGCTCGTCGTACAGGGAGCGGCCGGAAGCGGGAAGACATCGGCTGCCCTGCAGCGCGTTGCCTATCTGCTCTATAAATACAGAGACAATCTGCAGGCCGACCAGGTGCTGCTGTTCTCGCCGAACCCGCTGTTCAACAGTTACGTGTCTACCGTACTGCCAGAGCTCGGAGAAGACAACATGCAGCAGACCACGTTCCAGATGTATCTGGAGCACCGGCTGGGCCAGGAATTTCAGCTGGAGGACGTATTCAGCCAGACAGAGACGCTGCTGAACAGTCCGGAAGGCCCCGAGATTGATGCGCGGCGAGACGGGATTGCCTATAAGTCCTCTGTAGGCTTCCTCGACGCCATTCGCCGGTACGCGACCCGGCTTGAGGCAGAGGGGATGCTGTTCAAGCCGTTGACCTTTCAGGGGCGTGCGATCGTGGGCAAGGAGGAGATGGAGAGGCAGTTCTACAGCTATGATCCTGCGATCCGGCTCGCGAACCGGATTGAGCTTATGAAAGGCTGGCTGCTGAAAAAGGTCGCCGAATTCAGCCACAGCGAGCGGAGCGCCGCCTGGGTCGAGGATCAGATGGAAGTAATGGATACGGACGAGTACCACCGCGCCTATCAAATGATGCGGCGCAAGCAGCGGGGCAAGAAAGAGACCTTCGACGATTTCGACACCGAAAAGGAAATGCTGGCCCGGTATATCGTCAGCCAGCGGCTGAAGCCGCTTCGGGGCTGGATCAAGCGCAACCGGTTCGTGGATGCCAAGGGGCTGTATTCCCGCCTCTTCCAGGACCGTGATCTGCTGGAGAAGTTGAATAAGGGAATATCGCTTCCGGACAGCTGGAGCTCCGTCTGCCGGCAGACGCTGGACGCTCTCTCCGAAGGCTCTATGGCGTATGAAGACGCCACTCCATTTCTGTACCTGAAGGAGCTCAGCCAGGGCTTCCATACCAATACAGCGATCCGTTATGTATTCGTGGACGAAGTACAGGACTATTCGCCGTTCCAGCTTGAGTTTCTGCGCCGTCTGTTCCCGAGGGCCAAGATGACGGTGCTCGGCGATCTTAACCAGGCCATCTATGCCCAGGGCGAAGCGCTTGGGGAACTCGGCGGTCTCGTCAGCATTTACGGAGAAGAGAATACGGAAGTGGTCTCCCTGACCCGCAGCTACCGCTCCACCTACGAGATCGTGCAATTTACCCGGTCGATGATTCCGGGGGGCGAACGGATTGTACCGTTCAACCGGCAAGGCGAGGCGCCGCTTGTCCGTCAGGTTGGCGGAGGCGATGAGCTTCTGGCCGAGGTGGAAGCCGATATCCGGAATTTGCATGCCCAGGGCTATCACTATGCTGCAGTCATCTGCAAAACGGCAGAGGAAAGCGCAAGGGTGCATGCCCTGCTCAAGGAACGGCTTGACGTTCAGCTCGTAACCAAGGATACGCCGAACTTCCAGAAAGGGACGCTTGTCCTGCCGGCCTATCTGGCCAAAGGGGTCGAATTCGATGCCGTCATTATCTACGACGGTTCGGAGGAGCGCTACACCCGGGAGAGCGAGCGCAAGCTGTTCTATACAGCCTGCACGCGCGCCATGCACGTTCTGCATATTTTTTCACCGGGAACGCCAAGCCGGTTCATTCCCGTTACAGCTCCTGATGAGGGAGTACACGTCAAATCGCTGCAATAG
- a CDS encoding IS1182 family transposase encodes MIRQQQTLILSPYAALYDIVVPKDNMLRQINDLVDFTFIYEELEKKYCLDNGRNAIDPIRMFKYLLLKAIFELSDVDIVERSKYDLSFKFFLGMAPEDSVIDPSSLTKFRKLRLKDMNLLDMLIGKTVELAIEQNILKSNSIIVDATHTKARYNQKTPQEILQDRARKLRKAVYTMDESAKAKMPAKNTTSELEDELTYCQKLVHFIENESGIAQVPKILEPLNLLKETVADDVEQLRLAADPDARVGHKSADSAFFGYKTHLAMTEERIITAAVITTGEQNDGKQLQTLIEKSVAAGMQVKTVIGDTAYSEKGNIAYTKTNEIELVSKLNPLITQGARKKEDEFLFNKDAGMYVCPAGHMAIRKARQGKKGEGQNQQTTYYFDVDQCKRCPLREGCYKEGAKSKTYSVTIKSEEHTEQMAFQETEYFKTKAKERYKIEAKNSELKHGHGYDVAISSGLLGMQLQGAMAIFAVNLKRILKIAE; translated from the coding sequence ATGATACGGCAACAACAAACTTTAATCCTGAGTCCTTACGCGGCATTGTATGACATCGTTGTACCAAAGGACAATATGCTTCGTCAAATTAACGATTTGGTGGACTTCACTTTCATATACGAGGAACTCGAAAAGAAATACTGCTTGGACAATGGACGCAACGCCATTGACCCTATTCGCATGTTTAAATACTTGCTTCTGAAGGCAATCTTTGAATTGTCTGACGTAGATATTGTTGAGCGTTCAAAGTACGACCTCTCGTTCAAATTTTTTCTTGGCATGGCACCAGAAGACTCGGTAATCGACCCCAGTTCTCTGACGAAATTCCGTAAACTGCGGTTGAAAGACATGAATCTCTTGGACATGCTCATTGGTAAGACCGTAGAACTTGCCATCGAGCAGAATATCCTGAAGAGCAACTCCATCATCGTCGACGCAACGCATACGAAAGCACGCTACAACCAAAAAACGCCCCAAGAAATTTTGCAAGACCGTGCACGTAAATTACGAAAAGCCGTGTATACCATGGATGAATCGGCCAAGGCCAAGATGCCGGCAAAGAATACGACGAGCGAACTCGAGGATGAACTTACATACTGCCAAAAACTCGTCCACTTCATCGAAAACGAGAGCGGCATTGCACAGGTGCCCAAAATTCTGGAGCCGCTCAACCTGCTAAAAGAAACGGTTGCGGATGATGTTGAGCAGCTTCGTTTGGCGGCAGATCCGGATGCGCGCGTGGGACATAAGAGTGCAGATTCCGCGTTTTTTGGATACAAAACTCATCTTGCGATGACCGAAGAACGGATCATTACAGCGGCTGTAATTACAACAGGCGAACAGAATGACGGCAAGCAATTGCAGACGCTCATCGAAAAGAGCGTAGCGGCTGGCATGCAGGTCAAAACGGTGATTGGGGATACAGCCTATTCAGAAAAAGGAAATATTGCTTACACGAAAACAAATGAAATTGAACTGGTTTCCAAACTAAATCCGCTCATTACGCAGGGCGCGCGAAAGAAAGAAGACGAATTTTTGTTCAACAAAGATGCAGGCATGTACGTATGTCCAGCTGGACACATGGCCATTCGGAAGGCTCGGCAAGGCAAGAAGGGCGAGGGCCAAAACCAGCAGACTACCTATTATTTTGATGTGGATCAATGCAAGCGTTGCCCGCTTAGGGAAGGCTGCTACAAAGAAGGAGCCAAGAGCAAGACCTACTCCGTAACGATTAAATCTGAAGAGCACACGGAGCAGATGGCGTTCCAGGAAACGGAGTATTTTAAGACAAAAGCGAAGGAACGTTACAAAATTGAAGCGAAGAACAGTGAGCTTAAACATGGACACGGGTATGATGTAGCGATATCCTCGGGTCTGCTTGGCATGCAGTTACAAGGTGCGATGGCCATATTTGCTGTAAACCTAAAACGAATATTAAAGATAGCAGAGTAA
- a CDS encoding MFS transporter, translating to MGAFLGALLWYLPFITIPVLCLISFLLVLFLVKSPRSMSKSSSTVHEFLSGIRDILRQKGRWLYAIFAAGCICMFVTFGVLFYLSEILELKYGLRGSLKGLVLAIPLALLCLASYGAGKLIGNNKKRMKWLGFGGMSLLTAAMAAAGFFKGIAVIVGLLGAGGIGIGIALPCLDALITEGIDKENRGTITSLYSSMRFIGVSLGPPVVSLLMNAGRWALFGTMPGAGAAGLLLTLFAIKPSKGSKDENNGNGEARKKPEFQAGTAAPGGGLRRKGRAPG from the coding sequence CTGGGCGCTTTTTTGGGCGCGCTCCTGTGGTATCTTCCTTTTATCACCATACCGGTCCTGTGCCTGATTTCATTCCTGCTTGTTCTGTTTCTGGTAAAAAGCCCCCGGAGCATGTCCAAGAGCAGCTCGACGGTTCATGAGTTCCTCTCGGGAATTCGGGATATTCTCCGGCAAAAAGGGCGCTGGCTATACGCGATCTTCGCAGCCGGCTGCATCTGCATGTTCGTCACATTCGGCGTGCTGTTCTATCTGTCCGAGATTTTGGAGCTCAAATACGGCTTGCGGGGTTCACTGAAGGGACTGGTGCTCGCTATTCCGTTGGCGCTTTTGTGTCTTGCATCCTATGGTGCAGGCAAGCTTATCGGCAACAACAAAAAAAGAATGAAATGGCTCGGATTTGGCGGCATGTCGCTGCTGACAGCGGCGATGGCTGCAGCCGGTTTCTTCAAGGGGATCGCCGTGATTGTCGGACTTCTCGGAGCGGGAGGGATCGGAATCGGAATCGCGCTGCCCTGCCTGGATGCTCTGATTACGGAAGGGATTGACAAGGAGAACCGGGGAACCATCACCTCGCTGTACAGCAGCATGCGGTTTATCGGCGTCTCGCTCGGCCCGCCGGTCGTATCGCTGCTGATGAATGCCGGGCGCTGGGCGCTGTTCGGCACAATGCCGGGCGCTGGCGCGGCCGGTCTGCTGCTGACGCTGTTCGCCATCAAACCGAGCAAGGGAAGTAAGGACGAGAACAACGGTAACGGGGAAGCACGGAAGAAGCCGGAATTTCAAGCGGGGACCGCTGCACCTGGGGGCGGCCTTCGCCGCAAAGGGCGGGCGCCGGGTTAA
- a CDS encoding MarR family winged helix-turn-helix transcriptional regulator translates to MTTPTLDQSLGFLIGSAYRRLSTHYARELKPYGITPEQWTVLYTIVSYPDINQKAIASHVDKDQPTTARIVELLEKKGLITKTVSATDRRAYLLNATAEGQALLAATRPVEQQHLISAFAGLSESQLRELRFMLDTIRRNTGEPYED, encoded by the coding sequence ATGACAACACCCACTCTGGACCAGTCCCTTGGATTTCTGATCGGCTCCGCCTACCGGCGTCTGTCCACCCATTACGCCCGTGAGCTCAAGCCCTACGGCATAACCCCCGAGCAGTGGACCGTCCTCTACACCATTGTCAGCTATCCCGATATCAATCAGAAGGCGATCGCCTCGCATGTCGACAAGGACCAGCCCACCACCGCACGGATTGTCGAGCTGCTGGAGAAGAAAGGCCTGATTACAAAGACCGTGTCGGCAACCGACCGCAGAGCGTATCTGCTGAACGCAACCGCCGAAGGCCAGGCTCTTCTGGCCGCAACAAGACCCGTTGAGCAGCAGCATCTCATTTCCGCCTTCGCCGGCCTTTCAGAGAGCCAGCTTCGTGAACTTCGGTTCATGCTGGACACCATCCGGAGAAACACCGGCGAGCCGTATGAAGATTAA
- the fsa gene encoding fructose-6-phosphate aldolase translates to MKFFLDTGNIEEIKRITRLGLVDGVTTNPSLIAKEGRLFKDVIKEIVEIVPGPVSAEVIGLKAAEMLEEALEIAEWGSNVVIKLPMTEDGLEACYELTKKGIKTNVTLIFSAAQGLMAAKAGATYISPFVGRLDDIGVDGMKLIKDLKTILTNYGLKSEIIAASIRNIAHVEQAALAGAHIATIPGSLLPTLWKHPLTDNGIERFLKDWEKVPQVTKQA, encoded by the coding sequence ATGAAGTTTTTCTTGGATACTGGCAACATTGAAGAAATCAAACGCATCACGCGTCTCGGACTGGTTGACGGCGTAACGACGAACCCGTCACTTATCGCAAAGGAAGGCAGACTCTTCAAGGATGTCATCAAGGAAATCGTTGAAATCGTCCCCGGTCCTGTCAGTGCCGAGGTTATCGGCCTGAAAGCGGCCGAAATGCTCGAAGAAGCGCTGGAAATCGCTGAATGGGGCTCCAACGTCGTAATCAAGCTGCCTATGACAGAAGATGGCCTGGAAGCCTGCTATGAGCTGACCAAGAAAGGCATCAAGACCAACGTAACCCTGATCTTCTCCGCTGCTCAAGGCCTGATGGCTGCCAAGGCGGGCGCTACTTACATCAGCCCGTTCGTCGGACGTCTTGACGATATCGGTGTAGACGGCATGAAGCTGATCAAGGATCTGAAGACGATCCTGACCAATTATGGATTGAAATCCGAAATTATCGCCGCCAGCATCCGAAATATTGCCCATGTAGAGCAAGCCGCCCTTGCAGGCGCCCACATCGCTACTATCCCGGGCTCCCTGCTGCCGACTCTGTGGAAGCATCCGCTAACCGACAACGGTATCGAACGCTTCCTGAAGGACTGGGAGAAGGTTCCGCAGGTTACCAAGCAGGCTTAA